Proteins encoded by one window of Acidobacteriota bacterium:
- a CDS encoding integration host factor subunit beta encodes MTKAALIEEVAHTVGVSKRRAEIVVDTLFGSIGEALHQGEKVELRGFGSFRLRLRPPRRRRNPRTGDGVDVPPKHVACFKPGKD; translated from the coding sequence CTGACGAAGGCGGCGCTCATCGAGGAGGTGGCCCACACTGTCGGGGTCTCGAAGAGGCGCGCCGAGATAGTCGTCGACACCCTGTTCGGCAGCATCGGTGAGGCGCTTCACCAAGGTGAGAAGGTCGAACTCCGCGGCTTCGGGAGTTTCCGTCTCCGACTCCGGCCGCCGCGCCGACGCCGCAACCCCAGGACCGGCGACGGCGTGGACGTGCCGCCGAAACACGTCGCTTGCTTCAAGCCCGGCAAGGACTGA